One part of the Nostoc sp. PCC 7120 = FACHB-418 genome encodes these proteins:
- a CDS encoding YggT family protein, with the protein MNLLITTLVTFVTIYSYLLIIRVLLTWFPQIDWYNQPFAALSQITDPYLNLFRSIIPPLGGMDFSPILAFLVLNLTGDLLRTLTRLPFVQGF; encoded by the coding sequence ATGAATTTACTGATTACTACGTTAGTTACATTCGTCACTATTTACAGCTATTTACTCATTATCCGGGTTCTTTTGACCTGGTTCCCTCAGATTGATTGGTATAACCAACCATTTGCAGCTTTAAGCCAAATAACTGACCCCTATCTGAATCTGTTCCGTTCCATTATTCCCCCCTTGGGTGGTATGGACTTTTCTCCTATCCTCGCCTTTTTAGTGTTGAATTTAACTGGCGACTTACTCAGAACTTTAACTAGACTGCCATTTGTACAGGGATTTTAA
- the upp gene encoding uracil phosphoribosyltransferase yields the protein MTVQLRVYVPPHPLIKHWLAVARDAATPSVLFRSAITELGRWLTYEAAREWLPTEETTVQTPLEICPATVINPQVPVAVVPILRAGLGLLEGAQTVLPLASIYHLGLVRNEETLEASCYLNKLPEKFDPQTRVLITDPMLATGGSIMKAMSELTERGVDPSLVRIVSVVAAPPALQKLNAAYSGLIVYTATIDETVNDQGFIVPGLGDAGDRIFGT from the coding sequence ATGACGGTACAACTGCGTGTTTACGTTCCTCCCCATCCTTTAATTAAGCACTGGCTGGCAGTTGCCCGTGATGCTGCCACACCTTCAGTCTTATTTCGTAGTGCCATCACCGAGTTGGGTAGATGGCTAACTTATGAAGCAGCGCGGGAATGGTTGCCTACAGAGGAGACGACGGTACAAACTCCCTTAGAGATATGCCCAGCGACTGTAATCAATCCCCAAGTGCCTGTGGCAGTGGTGCCGATTTTGCGGGCAGGATTAGGCTTATTAGAGGGGGCGCAAACTGTCTTACCTTTGGCTTCAATTTACCACCTGGGTTTGGTGCGTAATGAGGAGACATTGGAAGCTTCATGTTACCTCAACAAATTGCCAGAAAAATTTGACCCCCAAACTAGAGTGTTAATTACCGATCCGATGTTAGCTACAGGCGGGTCTATCATGAAGGCAATGTCAGAATTAACAGAACGTGGCGTTGACCCGTCTTTAGTGAGAATTGTCTCTGTAGTGGCAGCACCACCAGCTTTACAAAAATTGAATGCGGCTTATTCTGGTTTGATAGTTTACACCGCAACAATTGATGAAACGGTGAATGATCAAGGGTTTATTGTCCCAGGATTAGGCGACGCAGGCGATCGCATTTTTGGGACATGA
- the crtH gene encoding carotenoid isomerase yields MSVTSTTSQNSLFDVIVIGSGIGGLVTATQLATKGAKVLVLESYIIPGGSAGYFERQGYRFDVGASMIFGLGNRGTTNLLTRALQAVNSSVDAIADPVQIHYHLPNNLNLKVDRVYDKFLQNLAAYFPHEKEGIRGFYDECWQVFKCLNRMELLSLEEPRYLLRSFLQHPLACLGLLKYLPQNAGDIARRYIKDPELLKFIDIECYCWSVVPAAMTPMINAGMVFSDRHYGGVNYPKGGVGQIAQKLVEGLEKAGGEIRYQAKVAKIITEKDCAVGVQLTNGEIYRGKRIVSNATRWDTFDKLLPVDQIPSNEKKWQQNYKKSPSFLSLHIGVKESVLPQGTECHHIILEDWQNMTQPEGTLFVSIPTLLDPELAPEGYHIIHAFTPNWMNDWHGLSVSDYEAKKEETAWRIIDRLEKIFPGLDAGLDYLEVGTPRTHRRFLGREDGTYGPIPRRKLRGLLSMPFNRTAIKGLYCVGDSTFPGQGLNAVAFSGFACAHRIAVDLGL; encoded by the coding sequence ATGTCCGTAACCTCAACTACTTCCCAAAATTCTTTGTTTGATGTCATCGTGATTGGGTCTGGCATTGGCGGACTAGTGACAGCAACCCAACTCGCAACCAAGGGAGCGAAAGTTCTGGTACTAGAAAGCTATATCATTCCTGGTGGAAGTGCTGGCTACTTTGAGCGTCAAGGCTATCGTTTTGACGTTGGAGCTTCCATGATTTTTGGCTTAGGGAACAGAGGGACTACAAACTTACTCACCCGTGCTTTACAAGCTGTAAATAGTAGTGTAGATGCGATCGCCGATCCTGTACAAATCCACTACCACTTACCCAACAACTTAAACCTGAAAGTTGACCGGGTTTATGATAAGTTTTTGCAAAATCTTGCTGCTTACTTTCCTCATGAAAAAGAGGGGATTCGTGGCTTTTATGACGAATGTTGGCAAGTATTTAAGTGTCTCAACCGCATGGAGTTGTTGTCATTAGAAGAACCTCGGTATTTGCTGCGATCGTTTTTGCAACATCCTTTAGCGTGTCTAGGTTTACTTAAGTATCTGCCTCAAAATGCTGGGGATATCGCCCGTCGCTACATCAAAGACCCAGAATTATTGAAATTTATCGATATAGAATGTTACTGCTGGTCTGTAGTGCCAGCAGCGATGACACCGATGATTAATGCAGGTATGGTCTTTTCTGACAGGCATTATGGCGGTGTTAACTACCCCAAGGGTGGAGTAGGTCAAATTGCCCAGAAGCTCGTAGAAGGCTTAGAAAAAGCTGGTGGCGAGATTCGATATCAAGCCAAAGTAGCAAAAATCATTACTGAAAAAGACTGTGCTGTCGGTGTGCAACTAACTAATGGTGAAATTTATCGAGGCAAACGGATAGTTTCTAATGCTACACGGTGGGACACATTTGACAAATTACTACCTGTAGATCAAATACCATCTAATGAGAAAAAATGGCAACAGAACTATAAAAAATCACCCAGTTTTTTGAGTTTACACATAGGGGTCAAAGAGTCAGTCTTACCTCAAGGGACAGAATGCCATCATATTATCTTGGAAGATTGGCAAAATATGACCCAACCAGAAGGCACACTGTTTGTCTCCATACCCACATTGCTTGATCCAGAATTAGCCCCAGAAGGATACCATATAATTCATGCCTTTACGCCTAATTGGATGAATGATTGGCATGGGTTGTCTGTGAGTGACTACGAAGCGAAGAAAGAAGAGACAGCCTGGCGAATTATTGACAGACTAGAAAAGATATTTCCTGGCTTAGATGCAGGTTTAGATTATTTAGAAGTAGGCACACCCCGTACCCATCGCCGCTTTTTAGGGCGAGAAGACGGCACTTATGGCCCCATTCCCAGACGTAAACTGCGAGGATTGTTGTCCATGCCTTTTAATCGCACCGCTATCAAGGGACTGTATTGTGTAGGAGACAGTACATTTCCCGGACAGGGTTTAAATGCAGTCGCCTTTTCTGGCTTCGCCTGCGCCCATCGTATCGCCGTCGATTTGGGGTTGTGA
- a CDS encoding IS110 family transposase produces the protein MENISVWVGIDVSKATLDVYIRPIGKALKFANTELEIFNLVEQLKFYDLNLIVLEATGGLETELVIQLQAAMLPVALINPRQGRNFAKATGKLAKTDAIDAQILAHFGEAMKPQVLNIESQASRQLGELISRRRQLVEMQTAEKNRRSRARGKALADIEAHIEYLDERLKQLNQEIEQLTQNNQQWIEKVNLLKTTPGIGQVISTTLVSDLPELGQLTAKQISRLVGVAPINHDSGQHKGKRMINGGRAHVRATLYMGAVVAMRHNPVIKAFYERLVERGKSKKLALTACVHKMLVILNAMVRDNLPWRVTDNLQPIPNA, from the coding sequence ATGGAAAACATCTCTGTGTGGGTAGGCATTGACGTGAGCAAAGCGACCCTCGATGTTTATATCCGTCCCATCGGTAAAGCATTGAAGTTTGCTAATACAGAACTAGAAATATTTAATTTAGTTGAACAATTAAAATTTTATGATTTGAACCTCATCGTACTAGAAGCAACCGGAGGATTAGAAACAGAACTGGTCATTCAACTACAGGCAGCAATGCTACCAGTAGCATTAATCAATCCACGTCAAGGACGAAATTTTGCCAAAGCCACTGGTAAACTCGCCAAAACAGATGCTATCGATGCACAAATATTGGCACACTTTGGGGAAGCAATGAAACCTCAAGTGTTAAACATTGAGTCACAAGCATCTCGTCAATTAGGAGAATTAATTAGTCGTCGAAGACAATTAGTTGAGATGCAAACTGCTGAAAAAAATCGACGCTCACGCGCCCGTGGTAAAGCATTGGCAGATATTGAAGCACACATTGAATATCTTGACGAACGTCTCAAACAACTCAATCAAGAAATTGAGCAATTAACTCAAAACAATCAACAATGGATTGAAAAAGTTAATTTACTCAAAACTACTCCTGGTATTGGCCAAGTTATTTCGACAACTCTGGTTTCTGATTTGCCAGAACTCGGTCAACTCACTGCCAAACAAATTTCTCGCTTAGTTGGTGTTGCACCTATCAATCATGATAGTGGTCAACACAAAGGTAAGCGCATGATTAATGGCGGTCGCGCTCATGTTCGTGCCACTCTTTATATGGGTGCTGTTGTTGCTATGCGTCATAATCCGGTTATCAAGGCCTTTTATGAGCGTCTTGTCGAACGTGGTAAATCGAAAAAATTAGCTCTCACTGCTTGCGTTCATAAAATGTTAGTCATTTTAAATGCAATGGTTCGGGATAATTTACCTTGGCGTGTTACTGACAACTTACAACCCATTCCCAACGCTTAA
- a CDS encoding IS630-like element IS895 family transposase (programmed frameshift) — MKSQHLQATTLAGEVSQQYLKEETALNAIAELQDFIDMCPDAREVRKALAVKLVYQGYLYDEIQKILDVSRGSITGWKQAYEETGIDGLRLNYKGRKSYLNAKQLQEVLSWLQTKDCWELGELEYQLAFEYDVVYESKQSYYDLFSEAGISWKKTTKVNPKADENAVAGKKKEIETLLANNREEIETGKLRVLLIDECHLMWGDLSGYVWGKSDQEIAVPVVNERDKQTYYGAVDYLLGELVLKAYDAGNSKNTINYLEYLLANSPDQRLLIFWDGASYHRSKEIRGFLDSVNQSLPTEQWKIHCVRFAPNCPVQNPIEDIWLQAKTWVRRFCALIPSFSHLKWIFEWFIRHTTFDFDTLQMYGTYSKIK, encoded by the exons ATGAAAAGTCAGCATTTACAAGCTACTACACTTGCGGGGGAAGTATCGCAGCAATATTTAAAAGAGGAAACTGCACTGAATGCGATTGCTGAATTACAAGATTTTATAGATATGTGTCCAGATGCGCGTGAAGTAAGGAAAGCATTGGCAGTCAAGCTAGTTTATCAAGGTTACTTGTATGATGAAATCCAAAAAATTTTAGACGTATCGCGAGGGTCAATCACAGGCTGGAAGCAAGCCTATGAAGAAACTGGAATTGACGGACTGCGACTAAACTACAAAGGGAGAAAGAGCTATCTGAATGCTAAACAACTCCAAGAGGTGTTGAGCTGGCTACAAACAAAAGATTGTTGGGAGCTTGGGGAACTAGAGTATCAACTAGCTTTTGAGTATGACGTAGTTTATGAGTCAAAGCAAAGCTACTACGACTTGTTCTCCGAAGCAGGAATCAGTTGGAAGAAAACCACAAAGGTAAATCCGAAAGCCGATGAGAATGCTGTTGCAG GAAAAAAAAAAGAGATTGAAACATTGCTGGCAAATAACCGAGAAGAAATCGAAACAGGAAAGTTAAGAGTATTGTTAATTGATGAGTGTCATTTAATGTGGGGAGATTTAAGTGGTTATGTATGGGGAAAAAGTGACCAAGAAATCGCAGTCCCAGTTGTCAACGAGCGAGATAAGCAGACATACTATGGGGCAGTTGACTATCTCCTTGGAGAATTAGTTCTCAAAGCTTATGATGCTGGAAACTCAAAAAATACTATCAACTACCTAGAATACTTACTAGCTAACTCTCCCGACCAGCGATTACTAATTTTTTGGGATGGGGCTAGCTACCACCGTTCCAAGGAAATTAGAGGTTTCTTGGACTCTGTTAATCAAAGCTTACCAACCGAGCAATGGAAAATACACTGTGTCCGTTTTGCCCCTAATTGCCCAGTACAAAATCCGATAGAGGATATTTGGTTACAAGCCAAAACATGGGTTAGACGTTTTTGTGCTTTAATTCCTTCATTTTCACATTTAAAGTGGATATTTGAGTGGTTTATTAGACACACTACCTTTGATTTTGACACTCTACAGATGTACGGAACTTATTCAAAAATCAAATAG
- a CDS encoding alpha/beta fold hydrolase: MKDWWQETFPKGRQSLIISDVHGYPVQIAYGEKGTGRPLFLIHGMGSWSYNWRYSVAPLSKYFRVICVDAKGFGFSDKPCLRQEKNGHQVIELERIIQCLCDEPAIVAAESLGALVALALAQKNAELIGRLVVINAPIFADRLPHWAMSILAQTPIEILQTIDDLRLAYLFAPIVREVMAVERRKVLFDPSILTQEDVYWITYPFIEIPGTLVKVAEELQIAAREIENWQANKPNMLSEIQNKLNLIEAPTLILWGDKDSWFPASHGKKLHQHLPNSKLQILDNCYHDASTGSAKVVNKEILQFLKETDFL; this comes from the coding sequence ATGAAAGATTGGTGGCAAGAGACTTTCCCCAAGGGGCGGCAAAGTCTGATAATTAGTGACGTTCATGGGTATCCTGTACAAATTGCATACGGTGAAAAAGGTACAGGTAGGCCATTATTTCTCATACACGGTATGGGTAGTTGGAGCTATAATTGGCGTTATAGTGTAGCTCCATTATCTAAGTATTTCCGCGTCATTTGTGTAGATGCTAAAGGTTTCGGTTTTTCTGATAAACCTTGCTTGCGTCAAGAAAAGAATGGGCATCAAGTCATTGAATTAGAACGCATTATTCAATGTTTATGTGATGAACCAGCTATTGTTGCAGCTGAATCCTTAGGTGCATTGGTAGCTCTTGCCTTAGCACAAAAAAATGCCGAATTAATCGGACGGTTAGTAGTAATTAATGCGCCAATTTTTGCTGATCGTTTACCCCATTGGGCAATGTCTATACTTGCCCAAACACCAATAGAAATATTACAAACAATCGATGATTTGCGTTTAGCTTATTTATTTGCGCCCATAGTTCGAGAAGTTATGGCGGTAGAAAGACGTAAAGTACTGTTTGATCCGTCAATTTTGACTCAAGAAGATGTGTATTGGATTACTTACCCATTTATTGAAATTCCAGGAACTTTGGTTAAAGTTGCCGAAGAGTTACAAATAGCGGCAAGAGAAATCGAGAACTGGCAAGCAAATAAACCAAATATGCTCAGTGAAATTCAAAATAAGTTGAATTTAATTGAGGCTCCCACATTAATCTTATGGGGCGATAAAGATAGCTGGTTTCCTGCCAGCCACGGGAAAAAATTACATCAACACTTACCTAATTCCAAGTTGCAAATTTTAGATAACTGCTATCATGATGCTTCCACCGGTTCTGCAAAAGTTGTCAACAAAGAAATTTTACAATTTCTCAAGGAGACAGATTTTTTATAA
- a CDS encoding DUF4112 domain-containing protein, whose translation MPNSSPKFPDIDYNAQAVTLKRLRKLSRLLDTVITIPGTPIAIGLDPLIGFIPIGGDALGLILSSYIVFEARRLGVPKKILSRMIFNIIIDSLLGSFPVIGDIFDFAWTANEYNIKLIEKHLNSH comes from the coding sequence ATGCCTAATTCTTCTCCCAAGTTCCCTGATATTGACTATAATGCTCAAGCCGTTACTTTAAAGCGTCTACGTAAATTAAGCCGCCTGTTAGATACAGTCATAACTATTCCTGGCACACCAATAGCTATTGGCTTAGACCCACTAATCGGATTTATACCTATTGGTGGTGATGCTTTGGGTTTAATACTTTCCAGTTACATCGTATTTGAAGCAAGGCGGCTAGGTGTGCCTAAAAAGATATTGAGTAGAATGATATTTAATATCATCATTGATAGTTTATTGGGTAGTTTTCCCGTCATTGGTGACATATTCGACTTTGCGTGGACAGCAAATGAATATAACATCAAGCTAATAGAAAAACACTTAAATAGTCATTAG
- a CDS encoding YihY/virulence factor BrkB family protein yields MVQSRFVRFFRHLNWHTLKKTFTRTTERRLLGLGSEIAFNAMLSLFPAILAVLTAIGFFADSLQDTFRQLAAQLSQVAPEEAMVLIREFAGREIANSRNSGLFSLSFVIAIWTASGAVSTAMTAFDQIHQIPQEKMRPFWKSKLVSLGLTVGTILLLVLASFLVFISDLLLGMVVNENGALIFLLHLWQLLRWPLALGIVATAFSFIYRYGTSVWKPGTPIMPGAIVAAIFWAILSALFRLYVANFGNYNKVYGAVGTVIVLMLWLWMSAAVLLIGDQLNVTVGEEIHSKASKDLPQEVRQ; encoded by the coding sequence ATGGTTCAGTCTCGTTTTGTTCGCTTCTTTCGTCACCTGAATTGGCACACACTCAAAAAAACGTTTACCAGGACAACGGAAAGACGACTGTTGGGACTGGGTTCCGAAATTGCCTTCAATGCGATGTTATCTTTATTTCCGGCAATTCTCGCCGTACTCACTGCTATTGGTTTCTTTGCAGACTCCTTGCAAGACACCTTTAGACAACTAGCAGCGCAATTAAGCCAAGTTGCACCAGAAGAAGCAATGGTATTGATTCGAGAGTTTGCTGGTAGAGAAATTGCCAACTCTCGAAATAGTGGCTTGTTTTCTCTAAGTTTTGTCATAGCTATTTGGACAGCTTCCGGTGCTGTAAGTACTGCTATGACTGCCTTTGATCAAATCCATCAAATCCCTCAAGAAAAGATGCGCCCGTTTTGGAAGTCTAAACTTGTGTCTTTAGGCTTAACAGTTGGGACTATCTTACTGTTGGTACTAGCTTCTTTCTTAGTATTTATCAGTGATTTATTGTTGGGAATGGTGGTAAACGAAAATGGTGCTTTGATTTTTCTATTGCATTTGTGGCAGTTATTACGCTGGCCTTTAGCATTAGGGATTGTAGCTACAGCCTTTAGTTTTATTTATCGTTATGGGACTAGTGTTTGGAAACCAGGCACACCGATAATGCCAGGGGCGATTGTAGCAGCAATTTTCTGGGCAATTTTATCTGCCTTATTTCGGCTGTATGTAGCGAATTTTGGTAACTATAACAAAGTTTATGGGGCTGTGGGGACAGTGATAGTTTTAATGTTATGGCTGTGGATGAGTGCGGCTGTTTTGTTAATTGGCGACCAATTAAACGTCACTGTCGGCGAAGAAATTCACTCAAAAGCATCCAAGGATCTACCACAAGAGGTTCGTCAATAA
- the thrC gene encoding threonine synthase, producing the protein MTLSLSVAKSHRQPWPGLIEAYREYLPVSDKTPVVTLLEGNTPLIPVPAIAERIGRQVSVFVKYDGLNPTGSFKDRGMTMAISKAKEDGAKAVICASTGNTSAAAAAYARRGGMKAFVLIPDGYVALGKLAQALLYGAEVLAIKGNFDQALEIVREMAESYPITLVNSVNPYRLEGQKTGAFEVVDALGNAPDWLCIPVGNAGNITAYWMGFCQYHQAGKCDRLPQMMGFQAAGAAPLVNGQPVSHPETIATAIRIGKPASWDKAIAAQSASQGSFNAVTDEEILDAYRLLASSEGIFCEPASAASVAGLLKVKDQVPTGATVVCVLTGNGLKDPDTAIKHSHSQFKQGIEADLSSVAKAMGF; encoded by the coding sequence GTGACTTTGAGCTTGTCTGTTGCTAAATCTCATCGCCAACCCTGGCCCGGACTGATAGAAGCCTATCGTGAGTACTTACCTGTCAGCGACAAAACGCCAGTTGTGACTTTGTTGGAAGGTAACACTCCTTTAATTCCGGTGCCAGCGATCGCAGAACGTATCGGTAGACAAGTAAGTGTGTTTGTGAAATACGATGGTCTCAACCCCACTGGCAGTTTCAAAGACAGGGGGATGACTATGGCGATTTCCAAAGCTAAGGAAGACGGAGCCAAAGCGGTCATTTGTGCGAGTACAGGCAATACCTCAGCCGCAGCCGCAGCCTATGCTCGTCGTGGTGGGATGAAGGCTTTTGTATTGATTCCTGATGGTTATGTTGCCTTGGGTAAGCTGGCGCAAGCACTACTTTATGGTGCAGAAGTATTGGCAATTAAAGGCAACTTCGACCAAGCTCTAGAAATCGTCCGGGAAATGGCAGAAAGTTATCCCATCACGTTAGTAAACTCAGTCAATCCCTACCGCTTGGAAGGTCAAAAAACAGGAGCTTTTGAAGTGGTGGATGCTTTGGGTAATGCCCCAGACTGGTTGTGCATCCCAGTTGGTAACGCGGGAAATATCACAGCATATTGGATGGGTTTTTGTCAATATCATCAAGCCGGGAAATGCGATCGCCTACCCCAGATGATGGGCTTCCAAGCCGCAGGTGCAGCCCCCTTGGTAAATGGTCAGCCTGTATCCCATCCCGAAACCATCGCTACCGCCATTCGCATTGGCAAACCAGCGAGTTGGGATAAAGCGATCGCAGCCCAATCAGCCAGTCAAGGAAGTTTTAACGCCGTCACTGATGAAGAAATTCTCGACGCATACCGACTATTGGCATCATCAGAAGGTATTTTCTGCGAACCCGCTAGCGCTGCTTCCGTCGCCGGCTTATTAAAAGTCAAAGACCAAGTACCCACAGGCGCAACAGTCGTATGTGTCCTCACAGGTAACGGTCTTAAAGACCCAGATACAGCAATTAAACACAGTCACAGCCAATTCAAACAAGGTATTGAGGCAGATTTAAGCTCTGTAGCCAAGGCGATGGGATTTTAG
- the argJ gene encoding bifunctional ornithine acetyltransferase/N-acetylglutamate synthase, with translation MADWQEITGGITAPKGYRAAGITAGLKPSGLPDLALIVSDVEAIASGVFTTSQVKAACVDYCRQRLQAKQSARAILCNAGQANAATGSQGIKDAEESAELLAKELNISPELILLASTGVIGQRIKMDALRNGIPKLIASLTDTGSDAAAGAIITTDLVTKSIALETTIGDRPVRIGGIAKGSGMIHPNMATMLAFVTCDAAVSSHLWQQMLTRAADRSFNSITVDGDTSTNDSLIALANGQSRTPAITEVGAESEKLEAMLTAVCQHLAKAIARDGEGATCLIEVQVTGAHDEQAARQIAKTIAGSSLVKSAIFGRDPNWGRIAAAAGRAGVPFEQENLQIQLGDFLLLDNGQPLPFDRAAASAYLKQAATGAYLQQDTVLISVKVGNGHGTGKAWGCDLSYDYVKINAEYTT, from the coding sequence ATGGCAGACTGGCAGGAAATTACTGGTGGAATTACAGCACCAAAAGGTTATCGGGCGGCGGGAATTACAGCAGGACTCAAACCTTCGGGGTTGCCAGATTTAGCTTTGATAGTATCAGATGTAGAAGCGATCGCATCTGGTGTATTCACAACCAGTCAAGTAAAGGCTGCTTGTGTAGACTACTGTCGGCAACGTTTACAAGCCAAGCAAAGCGCTCGCGCCATTCTTTGCAATGCTGGACAAGCCAACGCCGCTACAGGTAGTCAAGGTATTAAGGATGCAGAAGAAAGTGCCGAGTTGTTAGCAAAAGAGTTAAATATATCCCCCGAATTAATTCTGTTGGCTTCCACGGGGGTAATTGGTCAACGAATTAAAATGGATGCCTTACGCAACGGTATTCCTAAACTAATAGCATCCCTTACAGATACAGGTTCAGATGCAGCCGCCGGGGCAATTATCACTACAGATTTAGTCACAAAATCTATTGCTTTAGAAACAACTATAGGCGATCGTCCAGTCCGCATTGGTGGTATCGCCAAAGGTTCAGGGATGATTCATCCCAACATGGCGACAATGCTAGCTTTTGTTACCTGTGATGCCGCAGTTTCCTCCCATCTTTGGCAACAAATGTTAACTAGGGCAGCAGATAGAAGCTTCAATTCCATTACAGTAGATGGAGATACCAGTACCAACGATAGTTTAATCGCCCTAGCCAATGGACAGTCTCGCACCCCAGCCATTACTGAAGTCGGTGCAGAATCGGAAAAATTAGAGGCCATGCTAACAGCAGTATGCCAGCATTTAGCCAAAGCGATCGCCCGTGATGGCGAAGGTGCAACCTGTCTTATAGAAGTGCAAGTCACAGGCGCACATGATGAACAAGCAGCTAGACAAATCGCCAAAACTATTGCCGGTTCATCATTAGTGAAGTCTGCAATCTTTGGTCGTGACCCCAATTGGGGGCGCATCGCCGCCGCCGCCGGACGTGCTGGTGTTCCCTTCGAGCAGGAAAATCTGCAAATTCAGCTAGGAGATTTTTTACTCTTAGACAATGGTCAACCCCTCCCATTTGACCGCGCCGCCGCCAGCGCGTATTTAAAACAAGCCGCCACAGGTGCTTATCTTCAGCAAGATACAGTCTTAATTTCTGTCAAGGTCGGTAATGGTCATGGCACTGGCAAAGCTTGGGGATGCGATTTAAGTTATGACTATGTGAAGATTAACGCTGAGTATACAACTTAA
- a CDS encoding VOC family protein encodes MQITQGLHTAILVTDLERAEQFYSQVLGLSKIDRSLKYPGIWYQVGNYQIHLIVASDVPTDNPNEKWGRNPHIAFSVADLEAAKQELINKNYPIQPSASGRPALFTQDPDGNIIELSQQ; translated from the coding sequence ATGCAGATTACCCAAGGTCTTCATACAGCTATTCTCGTGACTGACTTAGAACGCGCGGAACAGTTCTACAGTCAAGTTTTGGGATTGTCCAAAATTGACCGTTCGTTAAAATATCCGGGTATATGGTATCAAGTCGGTAACTATCAAATTCATCTCATCGTTGCGTCAGATGTACCCACCGACAACCCCAACGAAAAGTGGGGACGTAATCCCCATATAGCTTTTTCTGTCGCCGACTTAGAAGCAGCCAAGCAGGAGTTAATTAACAAAAACTACCCCATTCAACCAAGCGCCTCCGGTCGTCCCGCACTCTTCACCCAAGACCCAGATGGGAACATTATCGAATTGAGTCAACAGTAA